One Hordeum vulgare subsp. vulgare chromosome 4H, MorexV3_pseudomolecules_assembly, whole genome shotgun sequence DNA window includes the following coding sequences:
- the LOC123448262 gene encoding probable GTP-binding protein OBGM, mitochondrial, which produces MWRRPQAVLFRVLPVNLSPAAWASGGASYHGSSPEGGKAKAAPLQARGMVDRFRLLARGGDGGNGCISQRRSRSDRQGRPDGGDGGTGGNVILECSRSVWDFSNLQHHTKAVRGGNGLSKKQIGTRGPDKVAQVPVGTVIHLVRGERPSFTVNKPTRSLDPWDIPDAVDASADSSNQKNKDDIDGNEAERESSNQWEKQTYPSTCSKTGFSKAEDSDASSFQHQVELDENDQFDDDDEEFWEDEDETEEEALDADEEKEEDDIQYSVAEMTRPGQRLIVAHGGEGGLGNASIGRDVRLSKGNRQEEVACLSTGQPGTESFLVLELKSIADVGLVGLPNAGKSTLLSALSRARPEIADYAFTTLRPNIGSLTYDDYLSVKVADIPGL; this is translated from the exons atgtggcGGCGGCCGCAAGCTGTCCTGTTTCGCGTCTTGCCAGTGAACCTGTCACCAGCGGCATGGGCCAGTGGTggggcgagctaccatggctcctcACCAGAAGGGGGGAAGGCAAAGGCGGCTCCTTTGCAG GCACGTGGGATGGTGGACAGGTTCCGGCTACTTGCCAGGGGTGGCGATGGTGGCAATGGCTGCATCAGCCAAAGGCGCTCCAGGTCTGACCGCCAAGGGAGGCCCGATG GTGGCGATGGAGGAACAGGTGGTAATGTCATTCTTGAGTGCTCAAGATCTGTCTGGGATTTCAGTAACTTGCAACATCACACG AAAGCAGTCCGAGGAGGCAATGGACTTTCTAAGAAACAGATAGGGACAAGAGGTCCTGACAAG GTCGCACAAGTACCAGTTGGCACAGTGATTCATCTAGTCCGAGGGGAGCGACCGTCTTTCACTGTAAATAAACCGACCAGATCTCTAGATCCCTGGGATATTCCAGATGCTGTGGATGCCTCTGCAGACAGTTCCAATCAGAAGAACAAGGATGACATTGATGGAAATGAAGCTGAAAGAGAAAGTAGCAATCAGTGGGAGAAGCAAACATACCCTAGTACATGCTCCAAGACTGGTTTTTCGAAAGCTGAAGATAGTGATGCAAGTAGCTTTCAACATCAGGTCGAGTTGGATGAAAATGATCAgtttgatgacgacgatgaagaatTTTGGGAGGATGAAGACGAGACAGAGGAAGAGGCTCTAGATGCAgatgaggagaaggaagaagatgacATACAGTATTCTGTTGCTGAAATGACAAGACCTGGGCAACGGTTGATCGTAGCACATGGAGGGGAGGGTGGGCTAGGGAATGCTTCTATCGGCAGGGACGTCCGTCTATCCAAAGGAAATAGACAAGAGGAGGTAGCCTGTTTAAGTACTGGACAGCCAGGAACAGAGTCTTTTCTTGTCTTAGAACTGAAGAGCATTGCTGATGTTGGCCTCGTTGGTTTGCCTAATGCTGGAAAGAGCACACTTCTGAGTGCTCTCTCTAGGGCTCGCCCGGAGATCGCTGACTATGCATTCACCACACTAAGGCCCAATATTGGTAGCCTAACCTACGACGACTACTTGTCAGTGAAAGTTGCTGACATACCTGGTCTATAA
- the LOC123448260 gene encoding probable GTP-binding protein OBGM, mitochondrial produces MWRRPQAVLFRVLPVNLSPAAWASGGASYHGSSPEGGKAKAAPLQARGMVDRFRLLARGGDGGNGCISQRRSRSDRQGRPDGGDGGTGGNVILECSRSVWDFSNLQHHTKAVRGGNGLSKKQIGTRGPDKVAQVPVGTVIHLVRGERPSFTVNKPTRSLDPWDIPDAVDASADSSNQKNKDDIDGNEAERESSNQWEKQTYPSTCSKTGFSKAEDSDASSFQHQVELDENDQFDDDDEEFWEDEDETEEEALDADEEKEEDDIQYSVAEMTRPGQRLIVAHGGEGGLGNASIGRDVRLSKGNRQEEVACLSTGQPGTESFLVLELKSIADVGLVGLPNAGKSTLLSALSRARPEIADYAFTTLRPNIGSLTYDDYLSVKVADIPGLIKGAHENRGLGHAFLRHIERTKVLSYVLDLAATLNGRKGIPPWEQLRDLVVELEHYQEGMTKRPSLIVANKIDEEGADVMYEELKLRVQGVPIFPVCAILQEGVPDLRVGLRDLMDALDPQGVDLSKVIVD; encoded by the exons atgtggcGGCGGCCGCAAGCTGTCCTGTTTCGCGTCTTGCCAGTGAACCTGTCACCAGCGGCATGGGCCAGTGGTggggcgagctaccatggctcctcACCAGAAGGGGGGAAGGCAAAGGCGGCTCCTTTGCAG GCACGTGGGATGGTGGACAGGTTCCGGCTACTTGCCAGGGGTGGCGATGGTGGCAATGGCTGCATCAGCCAAAGGCGCTCCAGGTCTGACCGCCAAGGGAGGCCCGATG GTGGCGATGGAGGAACAGGTGGTAATGTCATTCTTGAGTGCTCAAGATCTGTCTGGGATTTCAGTAACTTGCAACATCACACG AAAGCAGTCCGAGGAGGCAATGGACTTTCTAAGAAACAGATAGGGACAAGAGGTCCTGACAAG GTCGCACAAGTACCAGTTGGCACAGTGATTCATCTAGTCCGAGGGGAGCGACCGTCTTTCACTGTAAATAAACCGACCAGATCTCTAGATCCCTGGGATATTCCAGATGCTGTGGATGCCTCTGCAGACAGTTCCAATCAGAAGAACAAGGATGACATTGATGGAAATGAAGCTGAAAGAGAAAGTAGCAATCAGTGGGAGAAGCAAACATACCCTAGTACATGCTCCAAGACTGGTTTTTCGAAAGCTGAAGATAGTGATGCAAGTAGCTTTCAACATCAGGTCGAGTTGGATGAAAATGATCAgtttgatgacgacgatgaagaatTTTGGGAGGATGAAGACGAGACAGAGGAAGAGGCTCTAGATGCAgatgaggagaaggaagaagatgacATACAGTATTCTGTTGCTGAAATGACAAGACCTGGGCAACGGTTGATCGTAGCACATGGAGGGGAGGGTGGGCTAGGGAATGCTTCTATCGGCAGGGACGTCCGTCTATCCAAAGGAAATAGACAAGAGGAGGTAGCCTGTTTAAGTACTGGACAGCCAGGAACAGAGTCTTTTCTTGTCTTAGAACTGAAGAGCATTGCTGATGTTGGCCTCGTTGGTTTGCCTAATGCTGGAAAGAGCACACTTCTGAGTGCTCTCTCTAGGGCTCGCCCGGAGATCGCTGACTATGCATTCACCACACTAAGGCCCAATATTGGTAGCCTAACCTACGACGACTACTTGTCAGTGAAAGTTGCTGACATACCTGGTCTTATCAAAGGTGCACATGAGAACCGTGGCCTGGGCCATGCCTTCTTGAGGCACATTGAGCGCACCAAAGTTCTGTCCTATGTGCTTGACCTGGCAGCAACACTCAACGGTAGGAAGGGTATCCCACCATGGGAGCAGCTACGCGATCTGGTTGTGGAGCTAGAACATTACCAAGAAGGCATGACAAAGCGTCCATCGTTGATTGTCGCAAACAAAATAGATGAAGAGGGAGCTGACGTGATGTATGAAGAACTGAAGTTGAGAGTGCAAGGTGTTCCGATATTTCCAGTGTGTGCCATCTTGCAAGAGGGAGTACCTGATCTGAGAGTTGGCCTGAGAGACCTTATGGATGCCTTGGATCCGCAAGGCGTCGATCTGAGCAAAGTTATTGTAGACTAA
- the LOC123448263 gene encoding metallothionein-like protein 1, whose amino-acid sequence MSCNCGSGCSCGSDCKCGKMYPDLTEQGSATAQVAAVVVLGMAPENKAGQFEVAAGQSGEGCSCGDNCKCNPCNC is encoded by the exons ATGTCTTGCAACTGTGGATCCGGCTGCAGCTGCGGCTCAGACTGCAAGTGCGG GAAGATGTACCCTGATCTGACCGAGCAGGGCAGCGCCACCGCCCAGGTCGCCGCCGTGGTCGTCCTCGGCATGGCGCCTGAGAACAAGGCCGGGCAGTTCGAGGTGGCCGCCGGCCAGTCCGGCGAGGGCTGCAGCTGCGGCGACAACTGCAAGTGCAACCCCTGCAACTGTTAA